The Spirulina subsalsa PCC 9445 region TGCGTTGAGTACACCCTCCATGAATGGTGCGTCGTCGTGGAGTAATAGCGCCCCCTGTTCCCCGTTTCCCACCTGGAGCAGAGTTATTCAGCAAGCCCTAATGGATAACGATACTAATGGACTTTCTCAACCCGCCCGGTTTAGCCCCGTTGACCCGTCACAATATAGGACACACGCTGCCCAATATTCGTCGCATGGTCGGCCATCCGTTCTAAATGACGAATCACTAACCCCAATAATAAAATCGGCTCAACTACCCCTTGCACATCCTTAGCGTGAGCCAATTGGTCATACAGCTTATCGTAAGCGTCATCGACTACATCATCCATCCGCTTAACATTCTTGCCCGCCGTTGCGTCCAACTCCGCCAAAGCTTCTAAACTGGCCGCTAACATTAACTGGGCTTGTTGGGACATTTCGGCAATTTCCGGCAGACAATCATGGCGCGTATAGGGAAATAACTTAATGGCAAATTCCGCCAAATCTTGGGCATAGTCCCCAATGCGCTCTAAATCTCGGACTAAGTGCATAAAAGCACTTAAAAGACGCAAATCTTGAGCCACTGGGCGCTGAAGCGTCATAAATCGCGCACAATCTAGCTCAATCTGTCGATAATACTGGTCAATTTGCGGCTCCAGTTGGTTAATCGCCTTGAGTGCATCCAGATTTTGCTCGAATAGGGCTTGGTGACTCAGCCGAAAGGATTGTTCTACCAAAGCTCCCATGCGCAGCACCTCCTGACCTAAACTTTGAAGGGAACGCTCAAAGTGAGTGGGGGTGTGGGCTGCATCATAAGTGGAAGAAGTTAGGGAAAAGAGTGTCATCTTTACAGGGGCTTGGTTATGAGATGGGTTGTTGTAGTGCAAGGCTGAGACAATGAAATCTACAAAACCACACTACAGAAAGGTTTTCTAGCTGTTATACATCATCTTTGTTGGCATTTTGTGAACGACTCTAGCCCACTAGAGGGGAGGATGGAGCGTTCTGATTCAACTTAAGATGACGCACTACCACAAATCAAATAACACCTAAAACTCGGTGATAGCAAGGGAAGATTAAGATTTAGTGAACGTTTGGTAATTGGATCTGTAACCATGCTCCCTTGGTTTCAGGATGATTGCGTGCTACGATTGTTCCTCCATGAGCCTCAATAATCTGTTGAACAATGGATAGTCCCAGACCGCTCCCTTTCCGGAACATTGGAGAATTTCCCCTTTCCCCCTCAGTTGGATCTGGTTCCGATGAGGAACGTTGTCGAGAAGGATCCCCACGATAGAGTCGCTCAAATACATGGGCAATGTCCGACTCTAGGAAACCTGAGCCAGAGTCTACTATATCAATTGTAATCGAAGAATCGGAGCCGGAGGAGTGGCTGAGGGTAGATTGATTGACTTGGACTTGAATGGCTGTGTTGGGGGGGCTATGTTTGATGCTGTTGTCAAAAATATTTAGGAAAACTTGGGTCAGACGGGCGGAATCGGCGTAGAGTTCTAGGTTAATATCCCCTTGATAATTGAGGGTGAGTTGTTTGGGTTGGGTGAGGGGTTCGAGACTGTGCCACACGGAGTCAATGAGGGGTTTAAGGGTGAGGATTTCTGGGCTGAGGGTTTGATGGGGATTGGTTTGCAGTTTGCTAATTTCTAGACAGTCTTGGATGAGGGAAATGAGACGGTCAATTTCTTTGAGCATCTTTTCGACCCAAGTCTTTTCCGGTGGGTTGAGACGGGTTTGCAGGGCTTCGGCGACTAAACTAATGGAGGTGAGGGGGGTGCGGAGTTCGTGGGTGAGGTCGGAAAAGGCGCGATCGCGGGCTTGGGTTAAATCGACCATAAACTGCTGATCTTCAAGGAACACAATCACCTGACCACTTCTTACGGGGAGTGTGGTAGCGCGGATAGCGAGACTGTAAGCATAGGTTTGGGGGGTGCTGGGAGGAGAAGATAAACCGGAACGGGTAGACAAGGCTGAAGCACTGGGAAGGTGGGCGGTTTTGAATACCCATTCCTGACTTTGGGGGTGTTGACGATGGCGGGTTTCTTGGATTAATTGATCGAGTTCATAGGAACGGACTAACTCTAATAACAAGCGTAACTGTTCCGGTCGCCAGCGCTCAATGCGCAACATTTGACGGGCTTTTTGGTTGCACCATTGGAGTTGATTGGCTGGGTCGATTTGTAAGTAACCAATAGGCGATCGCTCCAGCACCTGTTTCCACATCTCTAACTCCGTCTCCACCTGCTGTTGATGTTGCACCAACAAGTTAATCGCCTGTCTTAAACGAGACACCAACGCTAAGGAAGACTCCTCCTTAAACCGACGGGGAAACAACCCCAACATCTGCCAAACTTGTCGGTTAAAGCGATATCGCCTTAACTCACATAAACCCAGACCTAGCACCAACCCCGAAACAAATACCAACAGATTCATTACATATTAAGCAAGTGCCATATATTAACCCTGAATAACTAACCGAAACGATAGCCAAAACCCCGCACCGTGACAATATATTTCGGTTTACTCGGGTCTTGTTCTAGTTTCTCCCGCAACCAACGGATATGAACATCTACCGTTTTGGTATCACCCATAAAATCCATTCCCCAAACTTGATCAATTAACTGTTCCCGTGACCAAACTCGTCGGGGATAACTCATAAACAATTCCAATAAACGAAACTCTTTCGGTGAAAGATTTACCTCCTCCCCCCTCACTGTGACGCGACATTCCTCGGGGTAAAGTAAAATATCTTTGAACTGAAGAACCGCATTTTGTGCCGTGGCCGCAAAGCGCTGACGACGCAACAACGCCCGACAACGTGCCACTAACTCCCGCATACTAAAGGGTTTAGTTAAATAATCATCTGCCCCCACTTCCAAGCCTAAAACCCGATCCGTTTCACTGGCTTTTGCACTCAGAATTAAAATCGGAATCGTACTCCCTTGATAGCGCAACAGACGACATAAATCTAAGCCGTTGACTTGCGGTAACATCAAGTCTAAAACAATCAAATCAAATAACGGAGCGTGGGAATCTGCCTCTTGTAACAAATTTAAGGCAGTCCGTCCATCAATCGCAGTTACCACATCATAGCCTTGTTCCTTAAGTGCCAAAACGACCATTTCCCGAATCAACTCTTCGTCTTCCACGACCAGAATTCGAGTAACGTAGGTCAATTCTGACTCGGAAGGACTTTTTGGTATATCAAGCGACAGCATAAAATAGAAAAATTTGCAGGTCTACGCCAACATATACACTATAACAGGGAGCTTTGACACAAAAATCCCTTAGTATTTAAACTTAACGGTTGTTTGGCTTACATTTTCCTTACTACAATAAATGTATTTTGTCAACGCTTGTTAAGATATATCACAAATTTCACAAGGTTGACGAAATTTCAGGAATGAGAATCGTTGGCATTGAGGAAGGGGGAAATTGAATTGGTAAGCCCCCGGATGAAGACCTTACTCCATGTCAGCTATTACAGCATTTTCTGGCTGTGGAATTTTTTGTTCTTAACAGTGGTTTATTTAGGGATTCTTCCCTTTGTGGGAATTCCTCTTGTCCTGGCTATTATAGCCGGAGAAATTGAACCAGAGTTATTCATTGCGTTACTCGGAATTCTCATCACTCCTCTGGCTTGTACGTTAGTCGGGTTACTCAAATTTAATCGTCGTCCTTTGGAGTTAATTCGACTGTTTTATGGGGTAGAAGCCCCTATTTTAACCTTAGCTATTTTACGGCTTTTTACCCTGCGAGAACTCACCTCAGCGAGTTATTTAGTCATCGCCAGTCTTGGGGTTTGTATGGTGGCGTTTGGGGTGGAACTTTTGGTGGGCTATTTAGGCAAAGCTGAGAGTAAATTAGGACGGCATAAAGTTCTAGGAATAATTCAAGTTGCTGCTCATAGCCTCATGTTGTTAATGGGGCTATATTTTGGTGCAGTTTTATTCTTTTATGCCGTCCCAGTGGCGGGAGAATTAATCATTGGTTTCCTCTCGTTCCGGTGGGTTTCTGGTCTATGGTATGAGTTAACCCACTACTTTTTCTCAACGCTCTGGTATTTTGCCTTATTTTCCCTACTTTTTGTCTTCAGTGCGACGTTATTTGTCCTCGTGCCTTCTAGTTTCACTGCCCTATACATTCATTCAGGACAGCGCATTTTACGGGCTTTTTCGGCACAGTATGGTAAAAAACGCACCCTATCTATTACCTTGGGTGTATTAACGACTTGGTTTGTCCTCTTCTTTTCTTTCCAACAGCAACCCCAAGTTAAAGCCTTTGAAATCTTAGAGCAACCTGTTACGAACAATGCTGAACGTCAAGCCATTATTGCCCAATCTCCAATCCTAAAAAAAGGCTTAGTTAATGCTTATTTACAAAGCTATCGCTATTTGGGCAATGCTCAAGATAATGATGGAATAAAAGTCTGGTATGACCGTGTATTTAGCCTACCTGAGCCTCTGTTAGATGGACTGCAAGCAGTTCATAATCAATTGCTGTCTCCCTTCCTGTATCAAGGCACAGCAAAGGATGAGGAGAAAGCCGCTAAACTCTACGCCCAAGTGTTTGATACTTCTCTCCAAAAAGGAGAACAATCCGCGATTATTAAAGCCTTACAATCCACGGCAATTATTGACGAGGCAAAAGCGGGGGTATTGAATATTAATCAACACCGGGTTTTCTTGGAAAAACAAGCAGTTACGGTGAAAGAAGAGGGGGATTGGGCAGAGGTTGAATTATACGAAGTCTATCAAAATGTGACCAATGATGTGGAGGAAATTTTCTATTCCTTTACCCTGCCAGAAAGTGCAGTTTTAACGGGAGTTTGGTTAGGAGATACCGATAATTTAGACCAACGCTTTACGTTTCAAGTCTCCCCAAGGGGGGCAGCCCAACGGGTGTATAATGCTCAAGTGCAACGGTTCAATCCTGTAGATCCCGCGTTATTAGAACAGGTAGGAACAAGACATTATCGGTTACGGGCTTTTCCCATTCCTCCGAAACGGCAAAGTTGGGAAACAGAACCGATTGAGCGCCCTTTAAAAATGCACTTGTGGTTAACCTATCGGGTAATGAATCAAGAGGCAGGATGGGCATTACCTAAATTAGGGGAAAAACGCAATATTTTCTGGACAACTAAAACGAAACGATGGCGGAATGGGGAGGAAGTTAAGGGGTTTGATCAAGATTGGTTAGAGGGCTTTTTACCTGCTGCTTCTGAGGGAGATAAACAGTCTCATCAAACGACGTTAAAGGGCTATACTGTGACGGCAAAGCCCTTAAGTGAGGGGGATTATGTGTTACCCCAAGGACAGCGTTTTGCGGTGATTTTAGATAGTTCTTATAGTATGGAAAGCCAACGTCAGGCAGTGACTAAAACGTTAGACTGGCTGAAAAAAGAAGGGTTCACGGATGGGAGGTTAGAGAATAATGAGGCGGAGTTATATCTGACGGCAACGGCGGAAGAAGAGCCTCACTTTTTCGGAAAGTGGCAAGATTTTAACCTGAAAAAACAGGTCTTTTATGGAACGTTGCAACTGGATGAAATACTAGCACAATTTAAGCCGTTAGCGGGGAATAAACCCTATGATGGGGTGATAATTTTAACCGATGAGGGGAGTTATGAATTAGCTAAAGATCAGGAAACGGTTCCGGTGATGAATGCACCGCTATGGGTGGTACATTTAGGGGGGTTTCCGGGTGCCTATGAGGATGGGGTGTTACAGGAAATCCAACGCAGTGGGGGAGGAGTTGCCCAAACCCTGCCGGAGGTGTTGCAACGGATGGCGACGACGCAACGGTTAGGGGAGGATACCATTGCGGTGGTGGATGGCTACGCTTGGCAAACAACAACGACGCCCACAGTAGAGGATGGTGACGGGGGATTTATGCCGTTAGCGGCGAGAATGTTGATTAAGGCATTGACGAAAGGCT contains the following coding sequences:
- a CDS encoding TIGR02921 family PEP-CTERM protein; translation: MKTLLHVSYYSIFWLWNFLFLTVVYLGILPFVGIPLVLAIIAGEIEPELFIALLGILITPLACTLVGLLKFNRRPLELIRLFYGVEAPILTLAILRLFTLRELTSASYLVIASLGVCMVAFGVELLVGYLGKAESKLGRHKVLGIIQVAAHSLMLLMGLYFGAVLFFYAVPVAGELIIGFLSFRWVSGLWYELTHYFFSTLWYFALFSLLFVFSATLFVLVPSSFTALYIHSGQRILRAFSAQYGKKRTLSITLGVLTTWFVLFFSFQQQPQVKAFEILEQPVTNNAERQAIIAQSPILKKGLVNAYLQSYRYLGNAQDNDGIKVWYDRVFSLPEPLLDGLQAVHNQLLSPFLYQGTAKDEEKAAKLYAQVFDTSLQKGEQSAIIKALQSTAIIDEAKAGVLNINQHRVFLEKQAVTVKEEGDWAEVELYEVYQNVTNDVEEIFYSFTLPESAVLTGVWLGDTDNLDQRFTFQVSPRGAAQRVYNAQVQRFNPVDPALLEQVGTRHYRLRAFPIPPKRQSWETEPIERPLKMHLWLTYRVMNQEAGWALPKLGEKRNIFWTTKTKRWRNGEEVKGFDQDWLEGFLPAASEGDKQSHQTTLKGYTVTAKPLSEGDYVLPQGQRFAVILDSSYSMESQRQAVTKTLDWLKKEGFTDGRLENNEAELYLTATAEEEPHFFGKWQDFNLKKQVFYGTLQLDEILAQFKPLAGNKPYDGVIILTDEGSYELAKDQETVPVMNAPLWVVHLGGFPGAYEDGVLQEIQRSGGGVAQTLPEVLQRMATTQRLGEDTIAVVDGYAWQTTTTPTVEDGDGGFMPLAARMLIKALTKGFIAPTVEDLDGVHAIAKETAIVTPYSSMIVLVNDEQRQALREAEASEDRFERTVEDGNQTLNKPNNPLQSNPSVGVREGRIAIALTLVLLFFFLTRQHYRQWDN
- the phoU gene encoding phosphate signaling complex protein PhoU, whose translation is MTLFSLTSSTYDAAHTPTHFERSLQSLGQEVLRMGALVEQSFRLSHQALFEQNLDALKAINQLEPQIDQYYRQIELDCARFMTLQRPVAQDLRLLSAFMHLVRDLERIGDYAQDLAEFAIKLFPYTRHDCLPEIAEMSQQAQLMLAASLEALAELDATAGKNVKRMDDVVDDAYDKLYDQLAHAKDVQGVVEPILLLGLVIRHLERMADHATNIGQRVSYIVTGQRG
- a CDS encoding response regulator transcription factor, which codes for MLSLDIPKSPSESELTYVTRILVVEDEELIREMVVLALKEQGYDVVTAIDGRTALNLLQEADSHAPLFDLIVLDLMLPQVNGLDLCRLLRYQGSTIPILILSAKASETDRVLGLEVGADDYLTKPFSMRELVARCRALLRRQRFAATAQNAVLQFKDILLYPEECRVTVRGEEVNLSPKEFRLLELFMSYPRRVWSREQLIDQVWGMDFMGDTKTVDVHIRWLREKLEQDPSKPKYIVTVRGFGYRFG
- a CDS encoding sensor histidine kinase, which produces MNLLVFVSGLVLGLGLCELRRYRFNRQVWQMLGLFPRRFKEESSLALVSRLRQAINLLVQHQQQVETELEMWKQVLERSPIGYLQIDPANQLQWCNQKARQMLRIERWRPEQLRLLLELVRSYELDQLIQETRHRQHPQSQEWVFKTAHLPSASALSTRSGLSSPPSTPQTYAYSLAIRATTLPVRSGQVIVFLEDQQFMVDLTQARDRAFSDLTHELRTPLTSISLVAEALQTRLNPPEKTWVEKMLKEIDRLISLIQDCLEISKLQTNPHQTLSPEILTLKPLIDSVWHSLEPLTQPKQLTLNYQGDINLELYADSARLTQVFLNIFDNSIKHSPPNTAIQVQVNQSTLSHSSGSDSSITIDIVDSGSGFLESDIAHVFERLYRGDPSRQRSSSEPDPTEGERGNSPMFRKGSGLGLSIVQQIIEAHGGTIVARNHPETKGAWLQIQLPNVH